One part of the Pecten maximus chromosome 1, xPecMax1.1, whole genome shotgun sequence genome encodes these proteins:
- the LOC117332180 gene encoding uncharacterized protein LOC117332180 yields MMDLTQPLYVDCSVEYDLDMTRFPGWDDPRARAQTALLLHLPGHESCLCYHGCPSPEDELQTILREFSTTEDQLQEIIEEFCLDMESSEDELSSFVDDVLGSTDGLLMMSDAVSSPDSDNFKSPDTALSSTDTTFIDETWPDFLWGSYIIDQMSPSLDSSSSSAHLPIVDFDFLLCSPHQGSERPYRKRKNSGELDHRPSAKRPCYHGDALLSEVYSTFTATNDFNSFENEMRYGLSVCVRD; encoded by the exons ATGATGGATCTCACCCAGCCACTGTATGTAGACTGTAGCGTGGAATATGATTTGGACATGACCAGGTTCCCTGGTTGGGACGACCCCCGGGCCAGGGCCCAGACCGCCTTACTGCTTCATCTCCCCGGCCACGAATCTTGCCTATGTTACCACGGATGTCCGTCTCCTGAGGACGAGCTCCAGACTATCCTACGGGAATTCAGTACTACCGAGGACCAGCTCCAGGAAATCATCGAGGAGTTCTGCTTAGATATGGAGTCTTCTGAGGACGAACTGTCATCATTTGTTG ATGATGTGCTCGGTTCCACGGATGGCCTGTTGATGATGTCGGATGCAGTAAGCTCACCAGATAGTGACAACTTCAAGTCTCCAGACACGGCTCTATCCAGCACAGATACAACCTTTATAGATGAGACCTGGCCGGATTTCCTGTGGGGCTCCTATATCATCGACCAGATGTCGCCGAGTTTAGATTCGTCGTCCTCATCAGCACATTTACCGATCGTTGATTTCGACTTTCTCCTCTGCAGTCCTCACCAAGGATCGGAGCGTCCCTACAGGAAGAGGAAGAATTCCGGCGAACTCGATCATCGACCATCAGCCAAGAGACCGTGTTACCATGGCGACGCCCTCCTCAGCGAAGTGTATTCGACCTTCACCGCGACCAACGACTTCAACTCATTTGAGAACGAGATGAGATACGGACTCAGTGTGTGTGTTCGCGACTGA
- the LOC117326191 gene encoding uncharacterized protein LOC117326191: MMMDLTQPLYVDCSVEYDLDMTRFPGWDDPRARAQPALLLHLPDHESCLCYHGCPSPEDELQTILREFSTTEDQLQEIIEEFCLDMESSEDELSSFVDDVLGSTDGLLMMSDAVSSPDSDDFKSPDTALSSTDTTFIDETWPDFLCGSYIIDQMSPSLDSSSSSAHLPIVDFDFLLCSPHQGSERPYRKRKDSGELDHRPSAKRPCYHGNALLSEVYSTFTATNDFNSFENEMRYGLSVCVRD, encoded by the exons ATGATGATGGATCTCACCCAGCCACTGTATGTAGACTGTAGCGTGGAATATGATTTGGACATGACCAGGTTCCCTGGTTGGGACGACCCCCGGGCCAGAGCCCAGCCCGCCTTACTGCTTCATCTCCCCGACCACGAATCTTGCCTATGTTACCACGGATGTCCGTCTCCTGAGGACGAGCTCCAGACTATCCTACGGGAATTCAGTACTACCGAGGACCAGCTCCAGGAAATCATCGAGGAGTTCTGCTTAGATATGGAGTCTTCTGAGGACGAACTGTCATCATTTGTTG ATGATGTGCTCGGTTCCACGGATGGCCTGTTGATGATGTCGGATGCAGTAAGCTCACCAGATAGTGACGACTTCAAGTCTCCAGACACGGCTCTATCCAGCACAGATACAACCTTTATAGATGAGACCTGGCCGGATTTCCTGTGTGGGTCCTATATCATCGACCAGATGTCGCCGAGTTTAGATTCGTCGTCCTCATCAGCACATTTACCGATCGTTGATTTCGACTTTCTCCTCTGCAGTCCTCACCAAGGATCGGAGCGTCCCTACAGGAAGAGGAAGGATTCCGGTGAACTCGATCATCGGCCATCAGCCAAGAGACCCTGTTACCATGGCAACGCCCTCCTCAGCGAAGTGTATTCGACCTTCACCGCGACCAACGACTTCAACTCATTTGAGAACGAGATGAGATACGGACTCAGTGTGTGTGTTCGCGactga